A DNA window from Helianthus annuus cultivar XRQ/B chromosome 15, HanXRQr2.0-SUNRISE, whole genome shotgun sequence contains the following coding sequences:
- the LOC110914134 gene encoding phospholipase D zeta 2-like — protein sequence MAKLLNNCVAAVWSWYKGRLDDGGAATVKAIMHWQYRTISRGHNSILHNLNALLGPKTEDYILFYGLRTYGRLGDDDPIVTSQVYVHSKVMIVDDRITLIGSSNINDRSLLGHRGSEIGVHIEDREFTESTMNGESWSAGKFANSLRLSLWSEHLGLHGGDKLY from the exons ATGGCTAAGCTTTTAAACAATTGTGTGGCGGCAGTATGGAGTTGGTATAAG GGGCGTCTAGATGATGGTGGGGCTGCAACAGTGAAAGCTATAATGCATTGGCAGTACCGAACCATTTCCAGAGGACACAACTCGATACTACACAATCTCAATGCACTTCTTGGCCCTAAAACAGAagattatatattattttatggCCTCAGGACGTATGGCAGACTTGGTGATGATGATCCCATTGTTACAAGTCAG GTGTATGTGCATAGTAAAGTGATGATTGTGGATGACCGTATCACGTTAATTGGATCATCCAACATAAATGACAGGAGTTTGCTTGGGCATAGGGGTTCTGAG ATTGGGGTTCATATTGAAGATAGAGAATTTACCGAATCAACGATGAATGGAGAATCTTGGAGTGCCGGGAAATTCGCTAATAGTCTCCGGCTTTCTCTATGGTCTGAACATCTTGGTCTTCATGGTGGAG ATAAGTTGTATTAG